In the genome of Candidatus Saccharimonadales bacterium, one region contains:
- a CDS encoding RIP metalloprotease, with amino-acid sequence MQIALFVLAVILFIGLILGHEWGHFIVARRNGVDAEEFGLGFPPRAYGRRLKSGLLLSVNWLPLGGFVKLKGEHDNDTAKGSFGAAALGSKTKILLAGVAMNALIGLVLLTILGWVGMPVLISKDYNGQDQFTIKNDTHVIQQQVEAGLVIDGSPAQKIGLSSQDIITSVSYKNQHDNINTTSQLHDATTRFAGKKVTLTYKHSGKIETKDVQLLGAKEVEASNGQKGYLGVSPNQITIQRSTWSAPLTAIGFASQLVWLTVQGLGHAIGGLGSLIAGLVTGNHAARVNGQTAAESQVGGPVAIMDVLWNSGSLGFNFVIALIALISLTLALMNVLPIPALDGGRLFMMLVSRGIFKKPLAPETEEKIVGAGMVVLLALMVLITIVDVRRFF; translated from the coding sequence ATGCAAATAGCTCTGTTTGTGTTGGCCGTAATTCTTTTCATAGGCTTGATTTTAGGTCACGAATGGGGCCATTTTATTGTGGCTCGACGAAACGGCGTTGACGCCGAAGAGTTCGGCTTAGGTTTTCCGCCGAGAGCTTACGGCCGCCGTCTAAAAAGCGGCTTGCTACTAAGCGTTAACTGGCTGCCGCTGGGTGGTTTTGTGAAACTTAAAGGCGAGCACGATAACGATACCGCCAAGGGTAGTTTTGGCGCGGCCGCTCTCGGCTCAAAGACCAAAATTTTATTGGCTGGCGTAGCCATGAATGCCTTAATTGGACTTGTTCTCTTAACAATTTTGGGCTGGGTTGGTATGCCGGTCCTGATTAGTAAAGACTATAACGGCCAAGATCAATTCACTATTAAAAACGATACGCACGTTATTCAACAGCAAGTAGAAGCTGGTCTTGTAATCGACGGCTCGCCGGCCCAAAAGATTGGACTATCCAGTCAAGATATTATTACCTCGGTTAGCTACAAGAATCAGCACGATAACATCAATACTACTTCGCAACTCCATGACGCCACTACTCGATTTGCCGGCAAAAAAGTGACGCTGACTTATAAGCACAGCGGAAAAATAGAGACCAAAGACGTGCAGCTTCTGGGCGCTAAAGAAGTTGAGGCCAGCAACGGCCAGAAGGGTTATCTAGGAGTGTCGCCTAATCAGATTACAATTCAGCGCTCAACCTGGAGCGCTCCGCTTACGGCAATCGGTTTTGCCAGTCAACTTGTCTGGTTAACCGTTCAAGGCCTGGGCCACGCAATCGGCGGGCTGGGATCGTTGATTGCTGGATTGGTTACGGGCAATCACGCGGCCAGGGTTAATGGTCAAACAGCAGCCGAGAGCCAAGTTGGCGGTCCGGTGGCTATTATGGATGTTCTTTGGAACAGCGGCAGCCTGGGCTTTAATTTTGTTATTGCTTTAATCGCACTTATATCTTTGACTTTGGCACTCATGAATGTCTTGCCGATACCGGCTCTGGATGGCGGACGGCTCTTTATGATGCTGGTGTCGCGCGGCATCTTTAAGAAACCCCTCGCTCCGGAGACTGAAGAAAAAATCGTCGGCGCTGGCATGGTTGTATTGCTGGCTTTGATGGTTTTAATAACCATTGTAGACGTCAGGCGATTCTTCTAG
- a CDS encoding CPBP family intramembrane glutamic endopeptidase, with protein sequence MKTKLNLFKGRDRADLGGPYWLIFNTLVIFFFSQILAAFIVELILSIMHPHINVAGLLDNSSAGQFFYVILAEGLAVALVLLSLKNRRLPPRFIGLGRRPIWDDVFKALIGFTVFYGLLIVASLLVSVFLPNVNTNQQQDLGFNNITTTTDNLLAFAALVIVPPLGEEPLVRGYLFSGLRARLKFWPAAIVTSILFGIAHLEIGGGAPLLWAAGIDTFVLSLVLVYLRESTGALYAGILVHMLNNLVAFGVHFH encoded by the coding sequence ATGAAGACAAAGCTAAATCTTTTTAAGGGCCGAGACAGGGCAGACCTGGGCGGTCCGTATTGGCTAATTTTCAACACGCTAGTCATTTTTTTCTTTAGTCAAATTCTGGCTGCTTTTATAGTTGAGTTGATTTTGTCGATTATGCACCCCCATATCAATGTGGCCGGCCTGCTTGATAATTCGTCGGCTGGGCAATTTTTTTATGTCATACTCGCCGAAGGTCTGGCGGTAGCCCTAGTTTTATTGAGTCTTAAAAACCGTCGTTTGCCGCCAAGATTCATAGGACTTGGCCGCCGGCCGATTTGGGACGACGTATTCAAAGCCCTGATTGGCTTCACCGTATTTTACGGACTACTTATAGTTGCCAGCCTGCTAGTCAGTGTATTTTTGCCCAATGTTAACACCAATCAGCAACAGGATCTGGGTTTTAACAATATAACTACCACCACTGATAATCTGCTGGCTTTCGCAGCTCTGGTGATTGTGCCGCCTCTTGGCGAAGAGCCGCTGGTTCGTGGTTATTTATTTTCGGGCTTAAGAGCCAGGCTAAAGTTTTGGCCGGCGGCAATTGTTACCAGCATTTTGTTTGGAATTGCCCATCTAGAAATTGGTGGTGGTGCGCCACTGCTTTGGGCCGCTGGCATCGATACTTTTGTTCTTTCGTTGGTGCTGGTTTATCTTAGGGAATCGACTGGTGCGCTCTATGCTGGAATATTAGTGCACATGCTCAACAATCTGGTCGCTTTTGGTGTTCACTTCCACTAG
- a CDS encoding aminoacyl--tRNA ligase-related protein: MRRSQLFISTRKQTPADEESLNAQLLIRAGFVHKEMAGVYDYLPLGFKVLENIKQIVREEMNAIGGQELIMTNLQRPDIWQKTGRWDEKVVDVWFKTHLQDGSELGLAWSHEEPILAMMQQFIQSYKDLPASVYQFQTKLRNELRAKSGIMRGREFVMKDMYSLHTSAEDLDDYYNKVIEAYKKVYERLGIGKETFVTFASGGAFTKFSHEFQTICDAGEDVLYLHRGRNIAVNEEVLDEAIKELNISKDELEVVKSAEVGNIFNFGSDKAQQMGVYFSDAEGQEKPVYLASYGIGITRLMGVIAEKFADERGLVWPVNVAPYHVYLCRLGDDPAILKAADEAYEKLKSAGIEVLYDDRGERPGEQFADADLLGLPFRLVVSAKSLESGGFELKSRSSEETQIVGLTSVIQVLGK; this comes from the coding sequence ATGAGACGAAGCCAACTATTTATTTCTACTCGCAAGCAAACACCGGCTGACGAAGAATCTCTTAACGCACAATTATTGATTCGCGCTGGTTTTGTGCATAAAGAAATGGCCGGCGTTTATGATTATTTGCCGCTCGGCTTTAAGGTGCTGGAAAACATCAAACAAATTGTTCGCGAAGAAATGAATGCTATTGGCGGCCAAGAGCTGATAATGACCAATCTGCAACGACCGGATATCTGGCAGAAAACCGGCCGTTGGGACGAAAAGGTCGTAGACGTTTGGTTTAAGACTCATTTGCAGGATGGAAGTGAGTTGGGCTTGGCCTGGAGTCATGAGGAACCAATTCTGGCCATGATGCAGCAGTTCATCCAGAGTTATAAAGACTTGCCAGCTAGCGTTTACCAATTCCAAACAAAACTGCGTAACGAACTTAGGGCCAAAAGCGGCATAATGCGCGGCCGCGAATTCGTCATGAAAGACATGTACTCTCTGCACACTTCGGCCGAAGATCTGGATGATTACTACAACAAAGTTATCGAAGCCTACAAAAAAGTTTACGAACGGCTTGGCATTGGCAAGGAAACATTCGTAACTTTCGCGAGCGGTGGCGCGTTTACTAAATTCAGTCATGAGTTCCAGACCATTTGTGATGCTGGCGAAGATGTTCTTTACTTGCATCGTGGCCGAAATATTGCTGTAAACGAAGAAGTTCTAGATGAAGCTATCAAGGAACTTAACATTTCAAAAGACGAACTAGAAGTGGTCAAAAGCGCCGAAGTAGGTAACATTTTTAACTTTGGGTCCGATAAGGCTCAGCAAATGGGCGTTTACTTTAGCGACGCCGAAGGGCAAGAGAAGCCAGTCTACTTGGCGTCTTATGGCATCGGGATCACTAGACTTATGGGTGTTATAGCTGAAAAGTTTGCCGACGAGCGCGGGTTGGTATGGCCAGTGAATGTAGCCCCGTATCATGTTTATTTGTGCCGATTGGGCGATGATCCCGCGATATTAAAAGCAGCCGACGAAGCCTATGAAAAGCTTAAATCAGCTGGCATCGAGGTGCTCTACGACGATCGAGGCGAGCGGCCTGGCGAGCAGTTTGCTGACGCCGATTTATTGGGTCTGCCATTCCGCCTAGTGGTTAGTGCTAAATCTCTTGAGAGCGGCGGTTTTGAGCTTAAATCGCGCAGCTCAGAAGAGACTCAAATTGTCGGCTTAACTTCTGTAATCCAAGTACTAGGCAAATAA
- the greA gene encoding transcription elongation factor GreA, producing MKKQFKLTQSGLDELKSELEGLMSQRVAVADRIKEARELGDLSENAEYQTAREEQDRLESRISELDHILQNAQVIKKPKSDGQVRLGSVVKLKNDGTTKEFQVVGTMEADPLNGKLSDEAPIGKALLGKKVGDQIEINSVSYKITDIS from the coding sequence ATGAAAAAACAGTTTAAACTGACCCAATCCGGACTAGACGAGCTTAAAAGTGAGCTTGAAGGTTTAATGTCTCAGCGTGTGGCTGTTGCTGACCGCATTAAAGAAGCTCGTGAGTTAGGTGACTTAAGCGAAAACGCCGAGTATCAAACTGCCCGCGAAGAGCAAGATCGCTTAGAATCCCGCATTTCCGAGCTAGACCACATTTTGCAAAACGCCCAGGTTATCAAGAAACCTAAAAGCGACGGCCAGGTACGTTTGGGTTCGGTGGTTAAGCTAAAAAACGACGGCACCACTAAGGAATTCCAAGTTGTGGGCACCATGGAGGCCGATCCCTTGAACGGTAAACTATCCGACGAGGCTCCAATTGGCAAAGCTTTGCTGGGCAAAAAAGTTGGTGACCAGATCGAAATAAATTCGGTCTCCTACAAGATTACTGACATCTCATAA
- the lysS gene encoding lysine--tRNA ligase translates to MATLKDYRDERLKKLEEIKKLGIDPYPAHAKRTHLLGDITPKFEELSGNEVSVVGRVTGIRSFGKIAFIVLKDHSGQLQLFLTETNMPAADHSKSQLNFSEIGLLNSGDFIQATGPVIKTQTGEISVQVSELRLLAKSLRPLPGRDGLTNKEERFRRRYVDLNANQEVYERFIRRSKFWEANREYLNKHGFVEVNIPVLEHTTGGADAKPFKTHMDVLDQDFYLRISHELPLKKLIGGGYEKVYDIGPRFRNEHYTDEHLPEHVAMEWYWAYADWRDGMAFMEDMFKYIALKTFGKMQFEIGDFKVDLDKQWQKLDYAEAIESKYGIDPYNCSLEDVKKALADNKLVVEKTDNKARGIDKLWKNIRKDLEGPTWLINTPLFISPLAKKNPERPETVERFQPVIAGTELGNGYSELNDPLDQLARFREQQAMRDAGDEEAQMLDIDYVEMLEYGMPPTCGWGHSERVFWLLEGVTAREGVPFPQLRYDVDDVTRGIYPDLKFE, encoded by the coding sequence ATGGCAACTCTGAAAGACTATCGCGACGAGCGGCTGAAAAAACTTGAAGAAATCAAGAAGCTCGGCATCGATCCATACCCCGCCCACGCTAAAAGGACTCATTTACTTGGCGACATAACTCCGAAATTCGAGGAGTTATCCGGCAATGAAGTCAGTGTCGTTGGCCGGGTAACTGGTATTCGCAGCTTTGGTAAGATTGCCTTCATTGTTTTAAAAGACCATAGCGGCCAGCTCCAGTTGTTCTTGACGGAAACAAATATGCCGGCAGCCGACCACAGTAAAAGCCAGCTTAATTTTTCTGAAATCGGCCTATTAAACAGTGGAGATTTTATCCAGGCTACTGGGCCTGTTATCAAGACTCAAACTGGCGAGATATCAGTTCAGGTTAGTGAGCTCAGATTGCTGGCTAAAAGCTTGCGGCCGCTGCCGGGCAGAGACGGTTTGACTAATAAAGAAGAGCGTTTTCGCCGCCGCTACGTCGACCTTAATGCCAACCAGGAAGTCTACGAGCGTTTTATCCGGCGCAGCAAATTCTGGGAAGCTAACCGCGAATATCTGAATAAACATGGTTTTGTTGAGGTAAATATTCCAGTTTTAGAGCACACAACCGGCGGGGCTGATGCTAAACCTTTTAAAACCCACATGGATGTTTTAGACCAGGATTTTTACTTGCGCATTAGTCATGAATTACCGCTCAAAAAACTAATTGGCGGCGGTTACGAAAAGGTATATGATATCGGTCCGCGCTTTCGCAACGAACATTACACCGACGAGCATCTGCCTGAGCACGTAGCCATGGAATGGTACTGGGCTTACGCCGACTGGCGCGATGGTATGGCATTTATGGAAGACATGTTTAAATACATTGCGCTTAAAACCTTTGGCAAAATGCAGTTTGAAATAGGCGATTTTAAAGTGGACCTCGATAAGCAGTGGCAAAAGCTTGATTATGCCGAGGCTATTGAATCAAAATATGGCATTGATCCTTATAACTGCAGCCTAGAAGACGTTAAAAAAGCCCTAGCCGACAATAAGTTAGTGGTCGAAAAGACCGACAACAAAGCTCGGGGCATAGACAAACTCTGGAAGAACATCAGAAAAGACTTAGAAGGTCCGACTTGGTTAATTAATACGCCGCTATTTATCAGCCCGCTGGCCAAAAAGAATCCAGAGCGTCCAGAAACCGTAGAGCGTTTCCAGCCCGTAATTGCCGGTACCGAACTCGGTAACGGTTATAGCGAGCTGAATGATCCACTAGACCAGCTGGCTCGCTTCCGCGAACAGCAAGCTATGCGCGACGCCGGTGACGAAGAAGCCCAGATGCTTGATATAGATTACGTAGAAATGCTGGAATATGGTATGCCGCCAACTTGCGGTTGGGGTCATTCTGAGCGGGTTTTTTGGTTACTAGAGGGAGTCACTGCTCGCGAAGGCGTGCCTTTCCCGCAGCTGCGTTACGATGTCGATGACGTCACCCGCGGGATTTATCCAGACTTAAAGTTTGAGTAG
- a CDS encoding polyprenyl synthetase family protein yields the protein MQSQLESYRQRIDNALADFFESDLSAGGLELNDYELKLLGYLKEFTLRPGKRLRGALTLFAYESLAGESSDSIINAAIAQELVQSYLCIIDDVMDRSPERRGKPTVHRLLAAELGKSSEYLASMMAINVGLLGEHLASYILSLIEAEPARLSQASQVLHRNILATVYGQMDDLNNDLKVQATEAQIIHLLEMKVSYYSFISPLQLGAILAGKAEPDFMKEIESIGRPAGVAFQLQDDLLGLFGNPTETGKSAQDDLKEGKFTLLMLYTLERAGHQNAGLVRKALGNQHLSQSEFEEVQAIVENCGARSAVEAKAQEFSTKTKKAITSSSFDQAAKDFLSDLIDYVTSRNK from the coding sequence ATGCAGTCCCAGCTCGAAAGTTATCGCCAGCGGATCGACAATGCCTTGGCTGATTTTTTTGAATCGGATCTTTCGGCGGGCGGTCTGGAGCTTAATGACTACGAACTTAAACTTCTAGGGTACTTAAAAGAGTTCACTTTGCGGCCAGGCAAGAGGCTGCGCGGTGCTCTGACTCTTTTTGCGTACGAAAGCTTAGCCGGTGAGTCTTCGGACTCTATTATTAACGCCGCCATTGCCCAAGAACTGGTTCAAAGTTATCTATGCATTATTGACGATGTTATGGATCGTTCGCCAGAGCGTCGAGGCAAGCCAACGGTCCATAGACTGTTGGCTGCCGAACTAGGTAAAAGCAGTGAGTATTTGGCCAGCATGATGGCTATTAATGTTGGTTTGCTGGGCGAGCATCTAGCTTCGTACATCTTGAGCTTAATTGAGGCCGAGCCGGCTCGTTTAAGCCAGGCATCGCAGGTCCTGCATAGGAATATCTTAGCTACGGTTTACGGGCAAATGGATGATTTGAATAATGACCTAAAAGTTCAAGCTACCGAGGCACAAATTATCCATTTACTAGAGATGAAAGTCAGCTACTACAGCTTCATTAGCCCATTGCAGCTCGGCGCTATTTTAGCCGGCAAAGCCGAGCCAGACTTTATGAAGGAAATAGAATCGATTGGCCGGCCGGCCGGTGTGGCTTTTCAGTTGCAAGATGATCTTTTAGGCCTGTTTGGCAATCCAACAGAAACGGGTAAATCGGCTCAAGACGATCTAAAAGAAGGTAAATTTACGCTCTTAATGCTGTATACTTTGGAGCGTGCAGGCCATCAAAACGCAGGTTTAGTGCGCAAGGCGTTGGGGAACCAGCACTTAAGTCAATCAGAATTTGAAGAAGTACAGGCAATTGTCGAAAATTGCGGCGCTCGTTCTGCCGTAGAGGCCAAAGCCCAAGAGTTTTCTACTAAGACTAAAAAAGCTATCACTTCCAGTAGTTTTGATCAGGCCGCCAAAGATTTTTTATCAGATTTAATAGATTATGTTACGAGCAGGAATAAATAG
- a CDS encoding DUF427 domain-containing protein, producing MKAIWNSQTIAEADRKELIYIEGNWYFPESSVNQKFLRKSDTPYTCPWKGECQYYDVGEGDNWSKDNAWSYPNPKPSAIEIVKNSSGKDFSGYIAFWKDVKVGE from the coding sequence ATGAAAGCAATATGGAACAGCCAAACCATTGCTGAAGCCGATAGAAAAGAACTTATCTACATTGAAGGTAACTGGTATTTTCCGGAAAGTTCAGTTAATCAAAAATTTTTAAGAAAAAGCGACACACCTTACACTTGTCCATGGAAAGGCGAATGCCAGTACTATGATGTTGGCGAGGGCGATAACTGGTCGAAAGACAATGCCTGGTCTTATCCAAATCCCAAGCCCAGTGCTATAGAAATAGTAAAAAATAGTTCGGGCAAAGATTTTAGTGGCTATATAGCCTTTTGGAAAGACGTCAAAGTCGGAGAATAA
- the uppS gene encoding polyprenyl diphosphate synthase: protein MKPQHIGVIMDGNRRWARAQGKKPMDGHLAGYKNFYELSRYTFLEKKIPYLSAFVFSTENWKRTEEEVGFLMRLVTRAITEYLDDFHRDNIKILILGSRDKLSKPVLKAIEQAESKTAGNTGGTLALCFNYGGQQEIVDAAKAIIEQKINADSLDLETFESYLYKPEVPPLDLIIRTSGEQRLSGFMLYRAAYSELLFLDKHWPDFTPEDIDFALDEFANRQRRYGA, encoded by the coding sequence GTGAAACCACAGCATATAGGCGTCATTATGGACGGCAATCGTCGCTGGGCGCGCGCCCAGGGCAAAAAACCAATGGACGGCCACCTGGCCGGTTACAAGAACTTTTATGAACTTTCACGCTACACGTTTCTAGAAAAGAAAATCCCGTATCTTAGCGCCTTTGTTTTCTCTACCGAGAACTGGAAGCGTACCGAAGAAGAAGTAGGCTTTTTGATGCGTTTGGTTACGCGGGCAATTACAGAATACTTAGACGATTTTCACCGCGATAATATCAAGATTTTAATTCTTGGCAGCCGCGATAAACTATCAAAGCCGGTTCTCAAAGCCATTGAGCAGGCCGAGAGTAAAACAGCTGGCAATACCGGCGGGACTCTGGCTTTATGCTTCAATTATGGCGGGCAGCAGGAAATAGTAGATGCGGCCAAGGCGATAATTGAACAAAAAATTAATGCAGATTCACTAGACTTAGAAACCTTTGAAAGCTACTTATACAAGCCGGAAGTGCCACCACTGGATCTGATTATCCGAACCTCTGGCGAACAGCGACTAAGTGGCTTCATGCTCTATAGGGCAGCCTATTCTGAACTGCTATTTCTAGATAAGCACTGGCCCGACTTTACTCCCGAAGACATTGACTTCGCACTAGACGAGTTCGCCAATCGCCAGCGCCGATATGGAGCTTAG
- a CDS encoding YbhB/YbcL family Raf kinase inhibitor-like protein, whose product MDLQNEAPESDFQIISQVFRDGSPIPPQYTCKGQNVSPPLNFLNVPDGAQCLALIMHDPDAPVGDFTHWLVWDIPTSTETIAANSIPVGAVQGMNDMDEVGYTGPCPPAGTGTHRYVFEAYALSAALSLESGSNRAQLQQAMSGKVVAAATLVGTFAAD is encoded by the coding sequence ATGGATTTACAAAATGAAGCGCCTGAGTCTGACTTTCAAATTATCAGCCAGGTATTTAGGGATGGCTCACCTATTCCGCCTCAATACACCTGCAAGGGTCAAAATGTTAGCCCGCCATTGAATTTTCTGAATGTTCCAGATGGGGCCCAATGCTTGGCACTTATTATGCACGACCCGGACGCGCCGGTTGGTGACTTTACTCATTGGCTAGTTTGGGACATCCCGACATCGACCGAAACAATTGCCGCCAACAGTATTCCAGTCGGTGCCGTGCAAGGAATGAACGACATGGACGAGGTTGGCTACACAGGACCTTGCCCGCCCGCCGGCACCGGCACACATCGATACGTATTTGAGGCTTACGCTTTAAGTGCAGCCTTAAGCTTGGAGTCAGGCTCTAATCGCGCCCAGTTGCAGCAAGCCATGAGCGGTAAAGTTGTGGCCGCTGCTACGCTCGTTGGCACTTTTGCCGCCGATTAA
- a CDS encoding DNA-3-methyladenine glycosylase: MNHLSEILKLPSSEAAPLLLGWKLVRQTPRGIIKAKIVETEAYHQDDPASHSFRGLTRRTAPMFEAGGTIYVYFTYGMHYALNIVTGPAGRGEGVLIRAAEPLEGIEIMRKNRGITDIKNLTNGPGKLAQALGIKSTEFSGKKLNKSSISLESPWEIIKKEDIVIGPRIGISKAVEVDARFYINGNKFVSKP; this comes from the coding sequence ATGAATCATCTTTCTGAAATTCTAAAGCTACCCTCGAGTGAAGCGGCACCGCTTTTGCTGGGCTGGAAATTAGTGCGGCAAACTCCGCGTGGGATTATAAAAGCGAAAATAGTTGAGACCGAAGCTTATCATCAGGACGACCCAGCCAGCCATAGCTTTAGGGGATTAACTAGGCGGACGGCGCCGATGTTCGAAGCCGGCGGCACCATATATGTTTATTTTACTTATGGCATGCACTACGCACTTAACATAGTTACTGGTCCGGCGGGTAGAGGAGAGGGGGTGCTAATCCGTGCCGCCGAGCCCTTAGAGGGAATTGAAATAATGCGAAAAAACCGTGGTATTACCGACATAAAAAATTTAACTAACGGACCAGGTAAATTAGCCCAAGCGCTCGGTATTAAGTCGACGGAGTTCTCTGGCAAAAAACTTAACAAGTCAAGTATCTCACTAGAAAGCCCTTGGGAAATCATAAAGAAAGAAGACATTGTGATCGGCCCCAGAATTGGTATTAGCAAGGCGGTTGAAGTCGACGCTCGTTTTTACATTAATGGCAATAAGTTTGTATCTAAGCCGTAA
- the msrA gene encoding peptide-methionine (S)-S-oxide reductase MsrA produces the protein MNTAASDAAVRQEPAGMAGFAGQQGRAASGVALFAAGCFWGVQYYFDQVPGVTKTTAGYAGGHKSHPTYEDVLSHATGHAEAVRVEFDPSKVSYQTLLKHFFRLHDPTQLNRQGPDVGDNYRSAIFYSDNEQKEQAQQMINELNEKEYSGKVVTQLEPAGQFWPAEEYHQKFTEKTGRGACHVDYAPV, from the coding sequence ATGAACACCGCAGCTTCTGACGCCGCAGTGCGCCAAGAGCCTGCCGGTATGGCCGGCTTTGCCGGGCAACAGGGTCGGGCGGCTAGTGGCGTTGCGCTTTTTGCGGCAGGGTGTTTTTGGGGAGTGCAGTATTATTTTGACCAAGTTCCAGGAGTTACCAAGACAACCGCTGGCTACGCCGGCGGGCACAAGAGCCACCCGACCTACGAGGATGTGCTATCGCACGCGACCGGTCACGCTGAAGCGGTGCGAGTAGAATTCGATCCGAGTAAAGTTAGCTACCAAACACTCTTGAAGCACTTTTTTAGGCTGCATGATCCAACGCAGCTTAACAGGCAGGGGCCGGATGTGGGTGATAATTACCGCTCGGCTATTTTTTATAGTGACAACGAACAAAAAGAACAGGCGCAGCAGATGATAAATGAATTAAACGAAAAAGAATACTCCGGCAAAGTAGTTACCCAACTGGAACCTGCTGGACAGTTCTGGCCCGCCGAAGAGTATCACCAAAAATTTACAGAAAAGACCGGCCGCGGCGCGTGTCACGTTGATTACGCGCCAGTTTAA